A window of Streptomyces sp. NBC_01224 genomic DNA:
CGCGTGGACGGCGGGCTGACGGCGGTCAACTACGGCTTCCGGGACGCGGTTTCGGGGGCCTGACCGATGCGGACCCGGTCCGCCCCGCGCCCGGGTCAGGCGAGCGCGGGGTGGACGAGCCGCCCGTGGAGGATGAGGGAGGCGGCCTGCTTGAGACGGCGCACGCGCACACTGATCTCGTAGCCCCTGATGCCCTCGGTACGGGCGAAGCGGCCGCTGAGGTAGCGGTAGAAGTCCGGGGTGTCCTTGCAGATGACCACGGCCATGATGTTGTGCTTGCCGCTGATGGCGGCGGCGAAGGCGCACTCGTCGTGCCCGCTGAGCTCCTCGCCGATCTCCTGGAGCCGGGGCAGGTCGACCTGGAGCCAGAGGGTGGCGTTGAGCTCGTAGCCGAGGCGTTCGGGCACGGTGTCGATGTCGTAGACCAGCGAGCCGGTCGCTTCGAGGGCCTCCAGCCGACGGGCCACGCGCGGCTTGGACCAGCCGGTGGCCTCCGCGAGCCGGGTGTGGGAGGCGCGGCCGTCCTCCGCCAGCGCTTCGAGGAGCGGGCGGTCCTCCTCGGTCGGGGTGAGCGGGGGCCCGGCGGGGATGGGGCGCTCCGCGGTCAGCAGCCGCACCTGCTCGTCGGTGAGCGAGCCCTCCCGCCCGGTCCAGCCGGCCGTGTCCGGGGAACCGAAGGCGTGGACGAGAAGATCGACGTTCAGGTCGAGGACCGAGGCCGCCCGGGGAAGCCGCCTCAGCAGCACGTCGTCGCCGGCGGTCCCGGCGGGCGAACGGATGATGCAGATGATCTCCGAACCGCCCGACGCGATGCTTGTGTACGCGACCTCCGGCCTGCGGGCCAGGGAATCCGCGAGCGGCCCCACGGCGTCCGGGCGGCAGCGCAGCCGCGCGATCCACTCGGACCGGCCGTGGGCGGCGGGGCTGCTCAGCCCGACGACGCGGACGACGCCGCCGCGGCGCAGGGCGCTGTAGCGGCGCGCCACGGTCTGCTCGGACACCCCGACGACCTCGCTGAGGCGGCGGAAGGAGACCCGCGGCGAGCAGTTCAGCCCATGGATGATTTTGCGGTCCAGATCGTCAGGCATGGATGAATGGTCACATGAGCGGCGCTCCATCCGGAGGTTCCATGACGTTCGCCGGGATCGCTTGGGGATTCATCGACGGTCGGGGCGAAGCTGGTCGGCGGCTTTGCGGGTGATCCGGCGGACCGCGCGGAACGCGGTGGTACGCCGGTGCGCCCGGGAGCGGGCGCACGCCGGACGGCGGTGCTCACATCGCAGCCGGTGCCCGCGCGGCACCCACCCCCGCAGCAGAAGGAACCTTTTCGTGAATTCCGCAACGACACAGGACAGATCAGGGCGGGGCGTCACGCTCGTCATGGCCTGCCTGGGCGTCTTCGTCGCCTACCTCCCCGTGACCACCGTGTCGGTGAGCCTGCCGGCCGTCCAGCGGGCTCTGGGCGCCTCCACGTCCCAGCTGTCCTGGGTCTCGGACGCCTTCGTGCTGCCGATGGCCGCGCTGATCCTGACCACCGGGGTGTGGGGCGACGTCCACGGCCGCAAGCGGGTCTTCCAGGCGGGCATGGCCTTCTGTGCGCTGGGCGCGGCGATCTCGCTGTCCTCGGACTCGGTGCAGGCCCTGTGGGCCGGGCAGGCCGT
This region includes:
- a CDS encoding Lrp/AsnC family transcriptional regulator — protein: MPDDLDRKIIHGLNCSPRVSFRRLSEVVGVSEQTVARRYSALRRGGVVRVVGLSSPAAHGRSEWIARLRCRPDAVGPLADSLARRPEVAYTSIASGGSEIICIIRSPAGTAGDDVLLRRLPRAASVLDLNVDLLVHAFGSPDTAGWTGREGSLTDEQVRLLTAERPIPAGPPLTPTEEDRPLLEALAEDGRASHTRLAEATGWSKPRVARRLEALEATGSLVYDIDTVPERLGYELNATLWLQVDLPRLQEIGEELSGHDECAFAAAISGKHNIMAVVICKDTPDFYRYLSGRFARTEGIRGYEISVRVRRLKQAASLILHGRLVHPALA